The Arthrobacter sp. NicSoilC5 genome has a window encoding:
- a CDS encoding cupin domain-containing protein translates to MSTVLNASSAHWPKPVPVASERIIQGTPAASTVVLFTDDKTELGLWRVSPGEFTTVHQGYEEFISVLEGEGQLTHDDGSLITLKPGTVLILENGWRGRWSIDSTLVKSYATVRV, encoded by the coding sequence ATGAGCACCGTACTTAACGCTTCTTCAGCGCACTGGCCAAAACCGGTCCCGGTTGCTTCCGAACGAATCATCCAGGGGACACCCGCCGCGAGCACTGTCGTGTTATTCACCGATGACAAAACGGAACTTGGGTTGTGGCGGGTCAGCCCTGGTGAATTCACCACAGTCCATCAGGGATACGAGGAATTTATAAGCGTTCTCGAAGGAGAAGGCCAACTGACTCATGATGACGGCTCGCTGATCACGCTCAAACCCGGAACAGTCCTAATTCTTGAAAACGGTTGGAGAGGTCGATGGAGCATCGACAGCACCCTTGTTAAGTCCTATGCCACAGTTCGAGTGTGA
- a CDS encoding APC family permease, which translates to MAESAASANNIMRKRLKWTDGFALTIGVMTTGIFTSVGYTMGTVGLWGMIAVWVSAALIGLLQVMLFTEMALMFPNKTGGIGVFAHEAWRKYFAPIGPFCVYGYWMAWSLALSAVGLTFGNLVKAQWFPDTGIFFTIFGVDIGTQHFIAAGAIILVWMLNVLGVKPTVRVLWILNIGVVFVLLVFVVMPFITGQWSAESFTFHFSGAWGGWKLAIALMYLAAWSVYGTEIIATFAPEFGDTKRDVPKATSFNGFTMVAIYILVPIGAAGTLGENAIANDPIGYAVLAFQHLVGPASGFVTLVVCASMFASMTASSGGAGRALFGLAREGMTLKQLDHLGKRSGMPVRQMTLDMVVNVAMVFFLGSTLAVLFASNFGYLVCTTFAVAGFVLLRKDRPDWPRPFKLRSYWVGIAAVLAIVDAVIALVGFLNPDLGGYGDASSIFIALILLSFGPITYVIRKKFQDGVKLVLREWVPTHPDEEDPSFEGKAKGETATRPAAAESS; encoded by the coding sequence ATGGCGGAAAGCGCAGCTAGTGCCAACAACATAATGCGAAAGCGGCTGAAATGGACCGATGGCTTCGCCCTGACGATCGGGGTTATGACGACGGGTATTTTCACCTCCGTCGGATACACAATGGGTACGGTAGGCCTGTGGGGCATGATCGCGGTATGGGTAAGTGCCGCGTTGATCGGACTACTCCAGGTCATGCTGTTCACTGAAATGGCGCTAATGTTTCCCAACAAGACTGGCGGCATTGGCGTGTTCGCCCACGAGGCCTGGCGGAAGTATTTTGCACCAATTGGTCCGTTCTGTGTCTACGGATACTGGATGGCTTGGTCACTCGCGCTCTCGGCGGTCGGTTTGACCTTTGGCAATCTTGTTAAAGCACAGTGGTTTCCGGATACCGGAATCTTTTTTACAATCTTTGGCGTAGATATTGGTACTCAGCATTTTATTGCAGCAGGTGCAATTATTTTGGTGTGGATGCTAAATGTGTTAGGGGTCAAGCCAACAGTTCGTGTTTTGTGGATCCTCAACATCGGAGTTGTGTTTGTCCTGCTCGTATTCGTGGTTATGCCATTCATAACAGGACAATGGAGCGCGGAGAGCTTCACGTTCCATTTCTCGGGGGCATGGGGCGGCTGGAAGCTCGCTATAGCTTTGATGTATTTGGCAGCCTGGAGTGTATACGGTACCGAAATTATTGCGACTTTCGCCCCGGAGTTCGGTGATACGAAGCGGGACGTGCCCAAGGCGACTTCGTTCAACGGGTTCACAATGGTTGCTATTTATATCTTGGTGCCTATCGGTGCAGCTGGCACGCTCGGCGAGAACGCTATAGCCAATGATCCCATTGGCTACGCCGTGTTGGCTTTCCAGCACTTAGTCGGGCCAGCCTCGGGGTTCGTCACTCTAGTTGTCTGTGCATCAATGTTTGCCTCGATGACAGCCTCCAGTGGTGGCGCGGGACGAGCGCTCTTCGGACTCGCACGCGAGGGCATGACGCTCAAACAGCTGGACCATCTTGGCAAGCGAAGTGGCATGCCCGTACGACAGATGACACTGGACATGGTGGTCAATGTTGCGATGGTGTTCTTCCTTGGGTCAACACTGGCGGTACTATTCGCCAGCAACTTCGGATACCTCGTGTGCACAACATTCGCAGTCGCCGGGTTCGTGTTGCTGCGCAAGGACCGCCCAGACTGGCCGAGGCCGTTCAAGTTGCGATCTTACTGGGTGGGTATTGCCGCGGTCCTTGCGATAGTTGATGCTGTCATAGCCTTGGTCGGCTTCCTTAACCCGGATCTGGGCGGTTACGGGGACGCCAGCTCGATCTTCATCGCTTTAATCCTGCTTTCTTTCGGGCCTATCACCTACGTCATCAGGAAGAAGTTCCAGGATGGTGTGAAGCTGGTGCTCCGGGAATGGGTGCCGACTCACCCAGACGAAGAAGACCCGTCGTTTGAGGGCAAGGCAAAAGGTGAAACAGCCACAAGGCCGGCGGCTGCCGAATCAAGCTGA
- a CDS encoding SGNH/GDSL hydrolase family protein — MEQSSLNNKTAAGAALLVAVSACAPAGVDWQPVHETMSTDIARIVVIGDSLSTGLGTSPQQAWPELLKSAPGFDKRAVEITNAAENGSGYVATGVDGDTFRGEVQAAVTPSADVILFFGSDNDAGTDPEELKAAVASTFDAASSLAPQASLVAIGPLTGSEGLDQVLAAVCRSDASAARDKGVKFVDPIAEHWLGGRVSVLLGPDGEHPSAKGQRFLRDKIGRILRSALSD; from the coding sequence ATGGAGCAATCGTCCCTGAACAATAAGACGGCAGCCGGAGCGGCGCTGCTGGTTGCTGTGAGCGCATGCGCCCCTGCCGGCGTCGACTGGCAGCCTGTGCACGAAACGATGTCAACGGACATAGCCAGGATTGTCGTGATTGGAGACTCGCTGAGTACCGGGTTGGGGACATCCCCACAACAGGCTTGGCCAGAACTCCTTAAGTCGGCACCCGGTTTCGACAAGCGTGCGGTTGAGATCACTAATGCTGCCGAGAACGGCAGCGGCTACGTAGCCACGGGTGTTGACGGCGACACTTTCCGCGGGGAAGTCCAGGCGGCAGTCACACCTTCAGCCGATGTGATCTTGTTTTTCGGGTCAGACAACGACGCGGGGACAGATCCTGAGGAGCTCAAGGCGGCGGTCGCGTCAACGTTCGACGCCGCGTCGTCGCTGGCTCCCCAGGCCAGTCTCGTGGCGATCGGTCCATTGACCGGGAGCGAGGGGCTGGATCAGGTGTTGGCCGCCGTGTGCCGTTCTGACGCTTCTGCCGCGCGCGACAAAGGGGTGAAATTCGTTGATCCCATAGCGGAGCACTGGCTCGGTGGCCGCGTCAGTGTGCTGCTCGGACCCGACGGCGAGCATCCCAGCGCCAAAGGACAGAGGTTCCTGCGAGACAAAATCGGGAGAATTCTTAGGTCCGCCCTATCCGACTGA
- a CDS encoding IS5 family transposase (programmed frameshift), producing MSRTSVLTDGQWARIQPLLPSSTGRRGRPFRDDRRVVEGIIYRYRCGIAWRDVPAEFGPWQTIWKRHRRYSGDGTWDSILAKLLTIADSRGEVDWSVSVDSTVNRAHQHGTNLPRATGVGSNYMNLFAEPDDHAIGRSRGGLSTKIHALVDGKGRPLVLLVAPGQGGDAPMFPHLMNQLKINRAGPGRPRTRPDRVRGDKAYSSRAIRTSLRDRGIVAVIPQPSDQIGHRKRRGSTGGRPPAFDKEDYKARNVVERNFNTFKQWRALATRSDKLALTYRGGAVLRAISIWLTALGDTP from the exons GTGTCGCGTACTTCTGTTTTGACTGACGGGCAGTGGGCCCGCATTCAGCCGTTGCTGCCGTCCTCGACTGGCCGCCGGGGTCGTCCTTTCCGGGACGACCGCCGGGTGGTCGAGGGCATCATCTACCGGTATCGGTGCGGGATCGCTTGGCGGGATGTGCCTGCCGAGTTCGGCCCTTGGCAGACGATCTGGAAGCGTCACCGGCGCTATAGCGGCGACGGAACCTGGGACAGCATTCTCGCGAAACTGCTGACGATCGCGGACTCCCGGGGTGAAGTCGATTGGTCGGTCTCGGTCGACTCGACAGTCAACCGCGCCCACCAGCACGGCACCAACCTTCCCCGTGCCACA GGGGTCGGCTCGAATTACATGAATCTGTTTGCTGAGCCGGATGACCATGCAATTGGACGGTCCCGCGGTGGATTGAGTACCAAGATTCATGCCTTGGTTGATGGCAAGGGCAGGCCTTTGGTGCTGCTGGTCGCGCCGGGCCAGGGCGGGGATGCGCCGATGTTCCCCCACCTGATGAACCAGTTGAAGATCAACCGGGCTGGTCCGGGCAGGCCGCGCACCCGCCCGGACCGTGTTCGCGGTGACAAGGCCTACTCCTCCAGAGCCATCCGAACCAGCCTCCGCGACCGCGGCATCGTCGCTGTTATCCCGCAACCATCGGACCAGATCGGCCATCGGAAACGCCGAGGATCCACCGGTGGCAGGCCGCCGGCCTTCGACAAAGAGGACTACAAAGCCCGCAACGTCGTCGAACGCAACTTCAACACCTTCAAACAGTGGCGAGCCCTGGCAACCCGCTCCGACAAACTCGCACTCACCTACCGCGGCGGAGCAGTCCTCCGAGCCATCAGCATCTGGCTGACCGCTTTAGGAGACACGCCCTAG
- a CDS encoding DeoR/GlpR family DNA-binding transcription regulator produces MSPAVQPLIPEQRHQEILRLLRREGVLSIRSLTDYMKVSHMTVRRDITALEDQCQVVSVKGGVRLAEWTSQEPPRERQSRAQLELPREQAIAGLAAGFVEDGMVVFLDAGTTCQSVVPHLAGRQNLTVVTNDFYVVSSLFAHPEVETIHTGGVVDPSSASSCGRIAADVVKSINIDLFFLSTGTWNMARGVTTPSMDKVEVKLAALEASSSSFLLADSTKFGTVSRFNVAPLKRLDTIITDDQLPLEMRDDIRDLGVNVHMAPSSISPNSWVA; encoded by the coding sequence GTGAGCCCAGCAGTGCAACCCCTCATCCCTGAACAGCGCCATCAGGAGATCCTCCGACTCCTGCGCCGCGAGGGCGTCCTGAGTATCCGCAGTTTGACGGACTACATGAAGGTCTCCCACATGACGGTCCGCCGGGACATCACTGCGCTGGAGGACCAGTGCCAGGTCGTCTCAGTCAAGGGCGGCGTGCGCCTCGCCGAATGGACAAGCCAGGAGCCCCCGCGGGAACGGCAGTCCCGCGCGCAGCTGGAGCTTCCCCGCGAGCAGGCGATCGCCGGACTCGCCGCCGGGTTCGTGGAAGACGGCATGGTGGTATTCCTGGATGCGGGAACTACCTGCCAGTCGGTGGTGCCGCACCTCGCGGGCCGCCAGAACCTTACTGTGGTGACGAACGACTTCTACGTGGTGAGTAGCCTGTTCGCCCATCCGGAGGTTGAGACGATCCACACCGGCGGTGTTGTTGACCCGTCGAGCGCCTCGAGTTGCGGGCGTATCGCCGCGGACGTCGTGAAGTCGATCAACATCGACTTGTTCTTCCTCAGCACGGGCACCTGGAACATGGCCCGGGGTGTCACCACGCCCTCGATGGACAAGGTGGAGGTCAAGCTGGCCGCGCTCGAGGCGTCGTCGTCGTCCTTCCTGCTTGCGGACAGCACCAAGTTCGGCACCGTATCCCGGTTCAACGTGGCGCCGCTGAAAAGGCTGGATACCATCATCACCGACGACCAGCTTCCGCTCGAGATGCGGGACGACATCCGGGACCTGGGCGTCAACGTGCACATGGCCCCAAGCAGTATCAGCCCCAATAGCTGGGTCGCCTAG